From one Thermatribacter velox genomic stretch:
- the rpsQ gene encoding 30S ribosomal protein S17, with the protein MPGPKRLVGTVISDAMDKTVVVEVIRLSEHPLYGKKVKRKRKFKAHDEANTCKLGDKVLIEETRPLSKTKRWRVVTVLERSVEEGGEEIDSTNYNA; encoded by the coding sequence TGGCACAGTGATAAGTGACGCTATGGATAAAACAGTGGTGGTGGAAGTGATTCGCTTAAGCGAGCATCCTCTCTATGGCAAGAAAGTCAAAAGAAAACGCAAATTTAAGGCTCATGATGAAGCTAATACCTGTAAACTTGGCGATAAGGTGCTTATTGAAGAAACTCGACCACTCAGCAAAACCAAGCGCTGGAGAGTAGTGACTGTTCTGGAAAGAAGTGTAGAAGAGGGAGGAGAGGAAATTGATTCAACCAACTACAATGCTTGA
- the rplN gene encoding 50S ribosomal protein L14 — protein MIQPTTMLEVADNTGAKKIMCIRVMGGSNRRYASIGDIIIASVKEAEPNSNVKKGEVVRAVVVRTRKEVAREDGTVIRFDDNAAVLINNQNVPRGTRIFGPVGRELRDRQFMRIVSLAPEVV, from the coding sequence TTGATTCAACCAACTACAATGCTTGAGGTTGCTGATAATACTGGAGCCAAAAAAATAATGTGCATAAGGGTTATGGGTGGTTCGAATCGTCGTTATGCAAGTATTGGTGATATAATTATTGCTTCGGTGAAAGAAGCTGAACCTAACTCCAATGTTAAAAAGGGAGAAGTGGTACGAGCAGTTGTGGTTCGTACCAGGAAAGAAGTTGCCAGAGAAGATGGTACGGTTATTCGCTTTGACGATAATGCTGCCGTGTTAATCAACAATCAAAATGTGCCTCGGGGTACACGTATTTTTGGGCCTGTTGGTCGCGAATTGCGAGATAGGCAGTTTATGCGGATAGTTTCTTTAGCCCCGGAAGTTGTTTGA
- the rplX gene encoding 50S ribosomal protein L24, giving the protein MNQVKVPLKKGDLVEVIRGKDKGKRGKILSIFPQDGKAIVEGVNMVKKHTRPTQDNPQGGIIEKENPLRISNLRLVCSRCNQLTRIRRERVSGSDFRVRICKKCGEIIDKV; this is encoded by the coding sequence ATGAACCAGGTAAAAGTGCCTTTGAAAAAGGGTGACCTTGTTGAAGTCATTAGAGGCAAGGATAAAGGCAAAAGAGGAAAAATTTTAAGTATTTTTCCTCAAGATGGTAAAGCAATTGTGGAAGGTGTGAATATGGTCAAAAAGCACACCCGTCCTACCCAGGATAATCCACAGGGAGGGATTATCGAAAAAGAAAATCCCTTGCGGATTTCCAATCTGCGTCTGGTTTGTAGCAGATGTAATCAACTCACACGCATCAGGAGAGAACGTGTTTCTGGTTCCGATTTCAGAGTCAGAATATGCAAAAAGTGCGGAGAAATTATTGACAAAGTATAG
- the rplE gene encoding 50S ribosomal protein L5, producing MSVVKEKYKNEVVPALLKRFGYKNPMQVPKLEKVVINMGVGDATQNSRYLDLAIEELSLITGQKPLVTRARKSISNFKLRKGMAIGCKVTLRGDRMYEFLDRFFNIAIARIRDFRGFPDSCFDGRGNCTIGIEEQLIFPEISYDKVERVRGMNISFVTTAKNDEEARALLELLGLPFRKS from the coding sequence GTGTCGGTTGTTAAGGAAAAATATAAAAATGAAGTGGTTCCTGCACTATTGAAACGTTTTGGATATAAAAATCCGATGCAGGTTCCTAAACTTGAGAAAGTGGTTATCAATATGGGTGTTGGCGATGCAACGCAAAACTCCCGGTATCTTGATTTGGCAATAGAGGAATTGTCCCTTATTACCGGGCAAAAACCACTTGTTACTCGAGCAAGAAAATCTATATCGAATTTTAAGTTGCGGAAAGGGATGGCCATTGGTTGCAAAGTGACCTTAAGAGGAGATAGGATGTACGAGTTCCTGGATCGCTTTTTCAACATTGCGATTGCACGTATCAGAGATTTTCGGGGTTTTCCGGATAGTTGTTTTGACGGGAGAGGTAATTGCACCATAGGCATTGAAGAGCAGCTAATTTTTCCCGAAATAAGCTACGATAAAGTGGAGCGAGTAAGGGGTATGAATATATCGTTTGTTACCACTGCAAAAAACGATGAAGAAGCCAGGGCTTTACTCGAGTTGCTTGGCTTACCTTTTCGCAAATCGTAA
- a CDS encoding type Z 30S ribosomal protein S14, which yields MARKAKIERNKRGYKFKVRYRNRCSLCGRPRGYLRDFGICRICFRTLAGRGEIPGVTKSSW from the coding sequence ATGGCTCGTAAGGCAAAGATAGAGAGAAATAAGAGAGGTTATAAATTCAAGGTTCGCTATCGTAACCGTTGTAGCTTGTGTGGTCGTCCTCGGGGTTATTTGAGAGATTTTGGAATATGCCGAATTTGTTTCAGAACCCTTGCTGGTAGAGGAGAAATACCTGGTGTTACGAAATCCAGTTGGTAG
- the rpsH gene encoding 30S ribosomal protein S8 encodes MAHTDPIADMLTRIRNALKARKGSVSIPASKLKIEIARIMKQEGYIEDYKVTDSDGPKRDLIIFLKYGPNRERVINGLRRISKPGLRVYVGKDEIPILLGGMGTVVVSTSKGVLTGKEARRLGVGGEVICYIW; translated from the coding sequence ATGGCGCATACAGACCCTATTGCTGATATGTTGACGAGAATTAGGAATGCTCTAAAGGCTCGTAAGGGAAGCGTGTCTATTCCTGCTTCAAAGCTTAAAATAGAAATTGCGCGAATTATGAAGCAGGAGGGTTACATTGAGGATTACAAAGTAACTGATTCCGATGGTCCTAAGAGAGATTTGATTATTTTTTTGAAGTATGGCCCTAATCGGGAACGGGTAATCAATGGTTTACGAAGAATCAGTAAGCCTGGTTTAAGAGTTTACGTTGGAAAGGATGAGATTCCCATTTTGCTTGGTGGGATGGGTACTGTAGTGGTTTCCACTTCCAAGGGTGTATTAACTGGCAAAGAGGCAAGGAGACTTGGAGTTGGAGGAGAAGTTATCTGTTATATTTGGTGA
- the rplF gene encoding 50S ribosomal protein L6, with protein MSRIGKKPINIPQGVEVEIEGNLVRVRGPKGVLEKEFHPRMRIEKRDNVVVVVPQGDSKLDKSLFGLTRTLIANMVEGVSKGFEKSLELSGLGYRAQKKGDTLVLSLGFSHPVEIEPPEGISFEVEGQQIIKVKGIDKEKVGQVAADIRKLRKPEPYKGTGIKYVGEVIRRKQGKAMAK; from the coding sequence ATGTCTCGTATTGGTAAGAAACCAATAAACATACCCCAGGGAGTTGAGGTTGAAATAGAAGGAAACCTCGTGAGAGTTAGGGGCCCAAAGGGGGTTCTTGAGAAGGAATTTCACCCCAGAATGCGTATAGAGAAAAGAGATAATGTGGTGGTCGTAGTTCCTCAGGGGGATAGCAAGCTCGATAAGTCGCTGTTTGGCTTGACACGTACTTTGATAGCCAACATGGTTGAGGGTGTATCTAAAGGTTTTGAAAAATCCCTGGAGCTCAGTGGTTTGGGTTATCGTGCCCAGAAGAAGGGTGACACCCTGGTTTTGAGCCTTGGGTTTTCCCATCCTGTAGAGATAGAACCACCAGAGGGGATTTCTTTCGAGGTTGAAGGCCAGCAAATTATAAAAGTTAAGGGAATTGATAAGGAAAAGGTAGGGCAGGTCGCTGCTGACATAAGGAAGCTCAGAAAACCTGAACCGTACAAAGGTACTGGTATAAAGTACGTGGGTGAAGTCATTCGGCGCAAGCAAGGTAAAGCTATGGCGAAATAG
- the rplR gene encoding 50S ribosomal protein L18, with the protein MRVEERKEKRLRRHRRVRKKVYGTAERPRLCVFRSLRHIYAQIINDDEGRTLVAASSLSPEIRGFKGTKTQMAREVGLLIGKKALDAGINKVVFDRGGYKYHGRVKALADGAREAGLQF; encoded by the coding sequence ATGCGTGTTGAAGAACGCAAAGAGAAAAGATTGCGCAGACATCGTAGGGTTAGAAAAAAAGTATATGGCACTGCGGAGCGACCCCGGCTTTGTGTTTTTAGAAGCTTGAGACACATATATGCTCAAATTATTAACGATGACGAAGGAAGAACGCTGGTTGCTGCTTCGAGCCTTTCTCCAGAAATCAGAGGTTTCAAGGGAACCAAAACTCAAATGGCGAGAGAAGTTGGCCTGCTTATTGGCAAAAAGGCTTTGGATGCTGGCATTAATAAGGTAGTATTTGACCGTGGTGGTTACAAGTATCATGGAAGAGTAAAGGCTCTGGCTGATGGAGCAAGAGAAGCTGGGCTTCAATTTTGA
- the rpsE gene encoding 30S ribosomal protein S5 yields the protein MDIAGRRVKPEGLELTEKLIAVNRVSKVVKGGKRFGFRALVAVGNGEGVAGIGIGKAKEVPDAVRKAIEKAKKSLIKFPMRGSTITHEVLGEFGASMVVLKPAAPGTGVIAGGAVRAILEVAGVKDVLTKSLGSNNPINVARATMNGLCNLKDPREVAKLRGKSVKEFFVR from the coding sequence ATGGACATAGCAGGCAGAAGAGTTAAGCCTGAAGGGCTGGAGTTAACTGAAAAGTTAATCGCGGTTAACCGAGTCAGCAAAGTGGTGAAAGGTGGTAAAAGATTTGGTTTTCGGGCTTTGGTTGCCGTTGGTAATGGAGAAGGCGTAGCGGGAATTGGGATTGGTAAGGCTAAGGAAGTACCCGATGCGGTGCGCAAAGCTATAGAAAAGGCCAAGAAATCCTTAATAAAGTTTCCAATGCGAGGATCTACCATAACTCACGAAGTGCTTGGAGAGTTTGGGGCTAGCATGGTGGTTTTGAAGCCAGCCGCACCTGGTACCGGAGTCATTGCGGGTGGTGCGGTACGAGCTATTCTTGAGGTTGCTGGCGTGAAAGACGTTTTAACTAAATCTCTAGGTAGCAACAACCCTATTAATGTAGCTCGAGCTACTATGAATGGTCTTTGCAACCTTAAGGACCCGCGGGAAGTTGCGAAACTAAGAGGGAAAAGCGTTAAAGAGTTTTTTGTACGCTGA
- the rpmD gene encoding 50S ribosomal protein L30 gives MGNKLKITLLKSPIGRPESHKRTLKALGLRRLNQTVVKEDNPSLRGMIQKVDYLLKVENVE, from the coding sequence ATGGGAAACAAGTTAAAGATCACCCTGTTGAAAAGTCCCATTGGCAGACCGGAGTCTCACAAAAGAACTCTTAAGGCCTTGGGTCTTAGGCGTCTTAACCAGACAGTAGTTAAGGAAGACAATCCTTCTTTAAGAGGCATGATTCAAAAGGTAGATTATCTTTTGAAAGTAGAAAATGTTGAGTGA
- the rplO gene encoding 50S ribosomal protein L15, protein MKLVDLKPSEGAFHRPKRVGRGIGSGHGKTACRGMKGQKARSGGQIHPRFEGGQMPLVRRIPKRGFRSLGCEEWEIVNLAALSRLKDVREITPEVLYEAGLIESKESKIKILAKGNCPPNLVVKAHAFSEKAKALIEENGGKAEVL, encoded by the coding sequence ATGAAATTGGTGGATTTGAAACCGTCAGAGGGTGCTTTTCATAGACCAAAGAGAGTTGGTAGGGGCATAGGTTCTGGTCATGGTAAAACCGCCTGCAGAGGCATGAAAGGTCAAAAAGCTCGTTCTGGTGGACAGATTCATCCTCGTTTCGAAGGTGGTCAAATGCCCTTGGTACGCCGTATCCCCAAGCGCGGTTTCCGTTCTCTGGGGTGCGAAGAATGGGAAATTGTTAATCTTGCCGCCCTTTCTCGGCTTAAAGATGTTAGGGAAATAACTCCTGAGGTTCTTTATGAAGCTGGTCTTATCGAGTCCAAAGAGAGCAAAATAAAGATACTCGCCAAAGGAAACTGCCCGCCAAATCTGGTAGTTAAAGCCCACGCTTTTTCAGAAAAAGCAAAGGCCCTTATAGAAGAGAATGGCGGAAAGGCCGAGGTGCTTTGA
- the secY gene encoding preprotein translocase subunit SecY: protein MWDSLVKLFKIPDLKRKVVFTLLMLVVFRIGAHIPVPGIDPKALANVFSQGGLLGFLDMFAGGALSNFSILALGIMPYINSSIIMQLLTAVVPKLEELAKSGEEGRDKITQYTRWGTILLAMIQGFGITVWMENLGVLPAVGWGYRATIILTLTAGSIFLMWLGDMISDFGVGNGVSLIIFGGIVARIAPQIVRTTSMIRVGEINPFLFAINLIVWILIIAMVVEFQEAQRRIPVQYAKRVVGRRVYGGQSTHIPIRVIQGGVIPIIFASSILLFPATIAQFFQGSSFMKSVADMLSPNSALYLSLYAALIIFFTYFYTAVTFNPAELADNMKKYGGFIPGIRPGRSTVEYLDRCLSRITLWGAIFLAFIAIIPNILVRVTNITTFYFGGTAILIMVGVAIETVRQLEAQLLMRHYEGFIRKS, encoded by the coding sequence ATGTGGGATTCTCTGGTCAAGCTATTCAAGATACCCGACCTGAAAAGGAAGGTCGTTTTTACATTGCTCATGCTGGTTGTTTTTAGAATAGGTGCTCATATCCCCGTGCCCGGCATTGATCCAAAAGCCTTAGCCAACGTTTTTTCGCAGGGAGGATTGCTTGGCTTTTTGGACATGTTCGCCGGTGGTGCCCTGAGTAATTTTTCCATTCTCGCTTTGGGAATCATGCCCTATATCAATTCTTCAATTATTATGCAGCTTTTGACAGCAGTTGTTCCCAAACTGGAAGAATTGGCCAAAAGCGGTGAAGAGGGAAGAGATAAGATAACCCAGTATACTCGCTGGGGAACCATTTTGCTGGCCATGATTCAAGGTTTTGGTATAACTGTTTGGATGGAAAACCTAGGGGTCTTACCTGCTGTTGGATGGGGTTATCGGGCAACCATAATATTGACCCTTACTGCAGGGAGTATTTTTTTGATGTGGCTTGGCGACATGATTTCTGATTTTGGTGTGGGAAATGGAGTTTCTCTCATCATCTTTGGTGGTATCGTGGCTCGTATAGCACCTCAAATAGTTCGTACTACTTCCATGATTAGAGTTGGGGAAATCAATCCCTTTTTATTTGCAATTAACCTTATTGTCTGGATTTTGATTATTGCAATGGTGGTCGAGTTTCAGGAAGCACAACGACGCATCCCGGTACAGTATGCCAAGAGAGTGGTAGGAAGAAGGGTTTATGGCGGCCAGAGCACTCATATACCCATTCGAGTAATCCAGGGAGGAGTCATTCCCATCATTTTTGCTTCATCTATCCTCCTTTTTCCAGCTACCATTGCCCAGTTTTTCCAGGGTTCAAGCTTTATGAAGTCCGTTGCCGATATGCTTTCTCCCAATTCTGCTCTCTATCTCTCTCTTTACGCTGCTTTGATAATTTTCTTCACTTATTTTTATACCGCGGTTACTTTCAACCCGGCTGAACTTGCGGACAACATGAAAAAGTATGGTGGGTTTATCCCGGGAATACGGCCAGGAAGGTCTACTGTAGAATATCTGGACCGTTGTCTTTCCCGAATTACCTTATGGGGAGCTATTTTCCTGGCTTTTATCGCCATAATCCCTAACATTCTGGTCAGGGTTACCAATATTACTACTTTTTATTTTGGGGGAACAGCAATTTTGATAATGGTTGGTGTGGCTATTGAAACTGTTCGTCAACTTGAAGCACAACTTCTTATGCGCCACTATGAAGGTTTTATCCGCAAATCCTGA
- a CDS encoding adenylate kinase produces the protein MRIVFLGPPGAGKGTQAKMVERDFGLVHIATGDIIREAIKNQTDWGKKAEEYVKAGLLVPDEVVIGIMEEKLLQDEVKRGFILDGFPRTLAQAKALDKILEKASSPLDIVIYFNVDPQEVIRRLSARRICEKCQTPYNLISKPPKRDQVCDVCGGRLIQRPDDKEEVIAQRLKTYEEQTQPLIDFYRSKGILKEVVSRGGIEAVYQSVKSLLEEIRQKQ, from the coding sequence ATGAGAATTGTCTTTTTGGGCCCTCCTGGGGCAGGTAAAGGAACACAGGCAAAAATGGTGGAGAGAGATTTTGGTCTTGTTCATATTGCTACTGGAGATATTATAAGAGAGGCCATTAAAAACCAAACGGATTGGGGAAAAAAGGCAGAAGAGTATGTTAAGGCGGGCCTTTTGGTTCCCGATGAAGTAGTAATTGGCATTATGGAGGAAAAGTTACTTCAAGATGAAGTGAAACGAGGTTTTATACTTGACGGATTTCCACGCACTCTTGCTCAGGCAAAGGCACTTGATAAAATCCTGGAAAAAGCCAGCTCTCCATTGGACATTGTTATATACTTTAATGTGGATCCCCAGGAAGTTATTAGGAGACTTTCTGCACGTAGAATCTGTGAGAAGTGTCAGACGCCTTACAATTTGATTTCCAAGCCTCCCAAGCGTGACCAGGTATGTGACGTGTGTGGAGGAAGGCTGATTCAGCGTCCAGACGACAAAGAAGAAGTAATTGCTCAGCGTCTTAAAACTTACGAGGAACAAACGCAACCCTTGATTGATTTTTACCGCTCTAAGGGGATTTTAAAAGAAGTGGTTTCCAGAGGCGGAATAGAGGCCGTTTACCAGAGTGTTAAATCCTTATTAGAGGAAATCAGACAAAAACAATAG
- the map gene encoding type I methionyl aminopeptidase has translation MSRITSPEDVKKIKRSGQILASVIEKLRTLIAPGIKTRFLDEVAENLIRERGAQPAFKGYRGYPASICVSINDQVVHGIPGERVIEKGDLVSIDIGVVYEGFYTDAAFSVVVGNSNPRALRLVEIARKALFAGISNALPGKRIGDISWSIQKTVEKAGFSVVRDFVGHGVGTALHEEPQIPNFGKRKEGPVIEEGMVLAIEPMVNEKDYKVRVLEDGWTVVTLDGGLSAHFEHTIMVTKDGPEVLTVIKRGDEAR, from the coding sequence ATGAGTAGGATAACTTCGCCTGAAGATGTTAAGAAGATAAAAAGAAGTGGGCAAATACTGGCTTCGGTAATAGAAAAGCTTCGTACTTTGATTGCTCCAGGCATAAAAACCCGTTTTCTCGATGAAGTGGCAGAGAACCTCATTAGGGAACGGGGAGCCCAGCCCGCTTTCAAGGGTTATAGAGGATACCCAGCCTCAATATGTGTTTCCATTAACGACCAGGTTGTGCATGGCATACCCGGAGAAAGAGTGATTGAAAAAGGAGATTTGGTGAGTATAGATATCGGAGTGGTATATGAAGGGTTTTATACGGATGCAGCGTTTAGTGTTGTGGTGGGAAACAGTAACCCACGAGCTTTAAGATTAGTTGAGATAGCCCGCAAGGCTCTTTTTGCGGGGATAAGCAATGCGCTGCCTGGCAAAAGGATTGGAGATATTTCCTGGAGTATTCAAAAAACGGTCGAAAAAGCAGGCTTTTCGGTGGTTCGTGATTTTGTAGGTCACGGTGTGGGTACTGCTTTACATGAGGAACCCCAAATACCTAATTTTGGCAAAAGAAAGGAAGGGCCGGTTATCGAAGAAGGTATGGTTTTGGCCATTGAACCCATGGTTAACGAGAAGGATTATAAAGTGAGGGTTCTTGAGGATGGATGGACAGTGGTTACTCTTGACGGAGGTTTATCGGCCCATTTCGAACATACAATTATGGTAACCAAAGACGGTCCGGAGGTTTTGACGGTGATAAAGAGAGGGGATGAAGCGAGATAA
- the infA gene encoding translation initiation factor IF-1, whose translation MAKSKDDVIEVVGTVVEPLPNAMFRVELENGRKILAHISGKMRMHYIRILPGDKVTVQISKYDPTRGRIVYRHK comes from the coding sequence ATGGCTAAGTCCAAAGACGATGTCATTGAAGTAGTTGGTACGGTTGTTGAGCCTTTACCGAATGCAATGTTTCGGGTGGAACTTGAAAACGGTAGGAAGATTCTGGCCCATATTTCTGGGAAAATGCGCATGCATTATATTCGCATCCTTCCCGGGGATAAAGTTACTGTACAAATTTCCAAGTACGACCCCACAAGGGGAAGGATAGTATATCGTCATAAATAA
- the rpmJ gene encoding 50S ribosomal protein L36, with amino-acid sequence MKVRSSVKPRCEKCKVIRRKNRVLVVCSNPRHKQRQG; translated from the coding sequence ATGAAGGTTCGTTCATCTGTAAAGCCAAGGTGTGAGAAGTGTAAAGTAATCAGGCGAAAAAACAGAGTCCTGGTGGTGTGTTCTAATCCAAGGCATAAGCAGCGTCAAGGTTAG
- the rpsM gene encoding 30S ribosomal protein S13 — translation MARIAGVDLPANKRIDIALTYIFGIGKSLSKKILNDAGVSPEIKVKDLTDEEVSRIQKEVEKYPVEGELRAQISQNIKRLMAIGCYRGLRHRRGMPVRGQRTRTNARTRKGPRRTVGVKRGK, via the coding sequence ATGGCCCGAATAGCAGGGGTTGATTTACCAGCTAATAAGAGAATTGATATAGCTTTGACTTACATATTTGGAATAGGTAAGAGTTTGTCAAAAAAGATCCTAAATGACGCGGGGGTAAGTCCTGAGATCAAGGTCAAAGACCTTACCGATGAGGAGGTTAGTAGGATCCAAAAGGAAGTTGAGAAGTATCCTGTTGAAGGTGAACTTAGAGCTCAGATTTCTCAGAACATTAAACGGCTTATGGCTATTGGGTGCTATAGGGGACTGCGGCATCGTCGTGGGATGCCTGTTAGGGGACAGAGAACAAGAACCAACGCCCGAACCAGAAAGGGTCCTCGTAGAACAGTGGGAGTAAAGCGCGGTAAGTAA
- the rpsK gene encoding 30S ribosomal protein S11: MARRPRRKKKEKRLIREGIAHIKSTFNNTIISISDKEGNVIAWASAGTVGFKGTKKGTPFAAQLAAEQAARKAMDQGLREVEVLVKGPGSGRETAIRALQAAGLVINSIKDVTPIPHNGCRPPKQRRV, translated from the coding sequence TTGGCTCGTAGACCTCGGAGAAAAAAGAAAGAAAAAAGGTTAATCAGGGAAGGTATTGCCCATATAAAGTCAACCTTCAATAATACAATTATTTCGATAAGCGATAAAGAGGGCAATGTTATTGCTTGGGCCAGCGCCGGTACCGTAGGGTTTAAGGGGACTAAAAAGGGTACTCCTTTTGCAGCACAGTTAGCTGCTGAGCAGGCAGCTCGAAAAGCTATGGATCAAGGTCTGCGAGAGGTTGAGGTGCTCGTTAAGGGTCCGGGGTCTGGCCGTGAAACTGCTATACGTGCTTTGCAAGCGGCGGGGTTGGTAATCAATTCCATTAAGGACGTGACGCCTATTCCTCACAATGGATGCCGACCTCCCAAACAAAGAAGAGTGTAG
- the rpsD gene encoding 30S ribosomal protein S4, whose amino-acid sequence MSRYTGSKCRLCRRQGMKLFLKGERCYTDKCAFEKRPFPPGVHKGARRRLSGYGVQLREKQKVRFIYGISETQFKGYFARASKMPGVTGENLLSLLERRLDNVVFRMGLASSRSEARQMVLHGHFLVNGRKVNIPSYLVEKGDVVEVSPRGRNNERIKSALDREMGITPPQWMDVDMANLKATILREPNREDIEYPVQEQLIVEFYSK is encoded by the coding sequence ATGTCTCGATATACAGGTTCCAAGTGCAGGCTGTGCAGAAGGCAGGGTATGAAGCTTTTTCTGAAGGGAGAACGTTGTTATACCGACAAATGTGCCTTTGAAAAAAGACCATTCCCTCCTGGTGTCCACAAAGGTGCTCGGAGAAGACTTTCTGGTTATGGAGTTCAGTTAAGGGAAAAGCAAAAAGTGCGTTTCATTTATGGGATTTCTGAAACCCAGTTCAAGGGCTATTTTGCCAGGGCTTCCAAGATGCCGGGAGTAACCGGTGAAAATCTTCTGAGTTTGCTGGAGAGAAGGCTTGATAATGTAGTGTTTAGAATGGGTTTAGCCAGTTCTCGTTCCGAAGCTCGGCAAATGGTTTTGCATGGCCACTTTTTGGTTAACGGCAGAAAAGTTAATATACCTTCTTACTTGGTGGAAAAAGGTGATGTGGTGGAAGTTTCTCCAAGAGGAAGAAACAACGAGAGAATAAAATCTGCACTCGATAGAGAAATGGGCATTACTCCTCCTCAATGGATGGACGTGGATATGGCCAACCTTAAGGCCACCATTTTACGAGAACCAAATAGGGAAGATATCGAATACCCCGTGCAAGAGCAGTTGATAGTAGAGTTTTATTCCAAATAG
- a CDS encoding DNA-directed RNA polymerase subunit alpha — protein MYDLKELMKCEIVEVREDIRPPNLYGKFLIEPLEAGWGITIGNALRRVLLSSIEGSAVTAVQIEGVMHEFSVLPGVREDVSDIVLNLKGLVLKSHSDQEILYLDVKGEPGRVKVVTGADIQKNSNVEIINPDHYIAEINEEGHLAARIYVARGKGYQEADETRYRELDIIPVDSIFTPVRKVNYQVLDTRVGQFTNYDKLVVEVWTNGAITPQEAMEKALELLRDNFAYLLELLRERIGETGVKADTPEETSEEVEEEIPIEDLDLSVRAINCLKRAKINTLRELLDVVRNRPEDLKKIKNLGQKTYEEILEKVQQRFLSSGNTEKRGVGE, from the coding sequence ATGTATGACTTGAAGGAGCTAATGAAGTGTGAAATTGTGGAAGTTAGAGAAGACATCCGGCCTCCCAATTTGTATGGTAAATTTTTAATTGAACCCCTTGAGGCTGGGTGGGGTATCACCATTGGTAATGCTTTACGCAGAGTTCTTCTCTCTTCCATAGAGGGAAGCGCAGTAACGGCTGTGCAGATAGAAGGAGTTATGCACGAATTCTCTGTTCTTCCTGGGGTACGGGAAGACGTTTCAGACATTGTTTTGAATCTCAAAGGTTTAGTGCTGAAGAGCCATTCTGACCAGGAGATTCTATACCTTGATGTTAAGGGTGAACCGGGCCGCGTAAAAGTGGTTACTGGTGCTGATATACAAAAAAATAGTAATGTGGAAATAATTAATCCTGATCATTACATCGCTGAAATTAACGAAGAGGGTCATCTGGCAGCCAGGATTTATGTTGCTCGTGGTAAGGGGTACCAGGAAGCAGACGAGACCAGATACCGAGAACTGGATATTATCCCGGTCGATTCTATTTTTACACCAGTAAGAAAAGTAAACTATCAGGTATTGGACACACGAGTTGGGCAGTTTACTAACTACGACAAATTGGTGGTGGAAGTTTGGACCAATGGAGCCATTACTCCCCAGGAAGCTATGGAAAAAGCTCTCGAGCTTTTGAGAGATAATTTTGCTTACCTTTTAGAACTTTTGAGAGAGAGAATTGGCGAGACGGGAGTCAAAGCAGATACTCCTGAGGAAACTTCAGAAGAGGTTGAAGAAGAAATTCCGATTGAAGACCTTGATTTGTCAGTTCGAGCCATTAATTGTCTCAAGAGGGCCAAGATAAATACTCTGAGAGAACTCTTGGATGTTGTTCGCAATCGACCTGAAGATTTGAAAAAGATTAAGAACTTGGGCCAGAAAACTTATGAGGAAATCCTTGAGAAAGTACAGCAGCGGTTTCTTTCTTCGGGCAACACTGAGAAAAGAGGTGTTGGAGAATGA
- the rplQ gene encoding 50S ribosomal protein L17, with product MRHRKRTEKLGRTTSHKESMLANMIVSLIKSGKIETTERKGKVLKRYFERVVSLAIKGDNASMRQVVSWVRDKEAFKLLMRSIVPRMRDRKGGYCRVIKAGFRRGDGAPLAVVEIISE from the coding sequence ATGAGGCATAGGAAAAGAACTGAAAAACTTGGCAGAACCACCTCGCATAAAGAAAGTATGCTGGCGAATATGATTGTTTCTCTGATTAAGTCTGGGAAAATCGAAACTACCGAAAGGAAAGGCAAAGTTTTAAAGAGGTATTTTGAACGAGTAGTTTCTCTGGCTATCAAGGGTGACAATGCTTCCATGAGACAGGTAGTATCCTGGGTTCGAGACAAAGAAGCCTTTAAACTGCTTATGCGGAGTATTGTTCCCAGAATGAGAGATAGGAAAGGTGGTTATTGCCGGGTTATCAAGGCTGGCTTTCGAAGAGGAGACGGTGCTCCTCTGGCTGTCGTGGAGATCATCAGTGAATAG